The Paenibacillus tianjinensis genome has a window encoding:
- a CDS encoding GGDEF domain-containing protein, with protein MHIPPPTPRQNYWNRVLLNTFWLVLLVYLASQLFISLSMWGLRPEFSDRQYFVTHVFIPDSIILVLILILESIRRWKPGYSELSIVFASHIYAILIITNLSAEYPVKPLIMLAPLLVSMIYLKSSHMKLSSAICLIYTVMLFISTPSYEYTLRIQHVIIALIFAATALAGFGVICRGRDLMRSLEDSVKSEQDLRIQNIIMDRLSKIDPLTDLYNHKTFHEYLGWLIEHQQSNPFPMQLAVLDIDNFKKVNDQYGHWVGDIVLKQVAAMVLKHIGTDDFAARYGGEEFVVILTAKPLNEANEIMERILTGIAGMPVAEMEGSSVTVSIGMHEFSVTDSKSFTFQQADDALYEAKKTGKNKIVLL; from the coding sequence ATGCATATCCCACCCCCAACTCCTCGCCAAAACTACTGGAACCGGGTACTTCTGAATACATTCTGGCTGGTTCTGCTTGTGTATTTAGCAAGCCAGCTTTTTATCTCACTATCAATGTGGGGCCTTAGACCTGAATTTTCAGACCGTCAATATTTCGTTACCCATGTGTTCATTCCCGATTCCATCATCCTGGTCCTTATTCTCATCCTGGAATCGATCCGCAGATGGAAGCCTGGATACTCAGAGCTCTCGATTGTCTTTGCAAGTCACATCTATGCTATCCTAATCATCACAAATCTTAGTGCTGAGTATCCGGTGAAGCCGCTTATCATGCTTGCACCTCTGCTTGTATCCATGATTTATCTGAAAAGCAGTCATATGAAATTATCCTCTGCCATTTGTCTGATCTACACCGTTATGCTGTTTATTAGTACACCGTCCTACGAATATACGCTGCGGATCCAGCATGTTATTATCGCTCTGATCTTCGCCGCTACTGCGTTGGCCGGATTTGGGGTCATTTGCCGGGGCAGAGACCTTATGCGTTCACTGGAAGACTCTGTAAAATCGGAGCAGGATCTGCGGATCCAGAATATCATTATGGACCGGCTCTCCAAAATTGACCCTTTGACCGACTTGTATAACCATAAGACCTTTCATGAATATCTGGGCTGGCTCATTGAGCATCAGCAGAGCAACCCTTTTCCGATGCAGCTGGCGGTCCTGGATATCGACAATTTCAAGAAAGTGAATGACCAGTACGGGCACTGGGTAGGAGATATAGTTCTTAAGCAAGTAGCTGCTATGGTGCTGAAACATATCGGTACTGATGATTTTGCCGCCCGGTACGGAGGAGAGGAATTCGTAGTTATCCTGACCGCCAAGCCCCTGAATGAGGCCAATGAAATTATGGAGCGGATCCTTACAGGCATCGCAGGCATGCCGGTCGCGGAAATGGAGGGCAGCTCCGTAACCGTAAGCATCGGAATGCATGAGTTTTCAGTCACCGACTCAAAGAGCTTCACCTTCCAGCAGGCGGATGATGCCCTCTACGAAGCAAAGAAAACCGGTAAAAATAAAATTGTTTTGC
- a CDS encoding NAD(P)/FAD-dependent oxidoreductase has protein sequence MSKYDVIVVGAGPAGIFACYELTRKAPELKVLLVDKGHDIYRRSCPILEEKIKLCPPASGRKEFAGCLPACSITAGFGGAGAYSDGKFNITTEFGGWMTDYLAPSKVLELIEYVDAINLEHGATPVITDPTTDSIRNIEQRGYAAGLKLLRAQVRHLGTEQNLEILKSIYEYLKTRIDMLFKTEVQDIVTVKEDGSHRITGIILKNGEGYEADHVMIAPGRDGSAWMTEVLKKRRLKMYNNQVDVGVRVETSDVVMREINEHLYEGKFIFNTSVGTRVRTFCSNPSGHVVVENHSGVMAANGHSYKDPKLGSKNTNFALLVSHTFTEPFDKPNEYAREICKRANDLSSGGVIVQKYGDILRGRRSTEKRIKEGFLEPTLKEAVPGDLGLVLPYITMKSLIEMVEALEKVTPGIASEHTLFYGVEAKFYSARPKLTDRLETEISGLYCGGDGAGVTRGLAQAGAAGVWIARGILERAAVTA, from the coding sequence ATGAGTAAATATGATGTGATTGTCGTGGGTGCGGGTCCGGCCGGAATATTCGCTTGTTATGAATTGACGCGTAAAGCGCCTGAGTTGAAGGTACTGCTTGTGGACAAGGGGCATGATATATACCGCCGCAGCTGCCCGATCCTGGAGGAGAAAATCAAGCTGTGTCCGCCGGCTTCGGGACGTAAGGAATTCGCAGGCTGTCTGCCTGCCTGTTCGATCACTGCCGGTTTCGGGGGAGCAGGGGCTTACAGCGACGGCAAATTTAACATTACGACAGAGTTCGGCGGCTGGATGACCGACTACCTGGCACCATCGAAGGTGCTTGAGCTGATCGAATATGTAGATGCCATCAATCTTGAGCATGGAGCGACTCCGGTTATTACCGATCCGACCACCGACAGCATCCGTAATATTGAGCAGCGCGGATACGCCGCCGGACTCAAGCTCTTGCGGGCGCAGGTGCGGCATCTCGGTACAGAGCAGAACCTGGAGATTCTTAAATCGATCTATGAATATTTAAAAACACGCATTGATATGTTATTCAAGACCGAGGTTCAGGATATTGTTACGGTTAAGGAGGACGGCTCCCACCGGATTACGGGAATTATACTCAAAAACGGTGAGGGCTACGAGGCGGATCACGTGATGATTGCCCCAGGCCGAGACGGCTCTGCCTGGATGACCGAGGTGCTGAAGAAGCGCCGGCTGAAAATGTACAATAATCAGGTCGATGTAGGGGTAAGGGTTGAGACATCGGATGTGGTGATGCGCGAGATTAATGAACACCTGTATGAAGGCAAATTTATTTTTAATACGTCGGTAGGTACCCGTGTCCGCACGTTCTGCAGCAACCCTTCCGGTCATGTGGTAGTAGAAAATCACAGCGGTGTGATGGCGGCGAACGGCCACTCGTATAAGGATCCGAAGCTTGGCTCAAAAAACACGAACTTTGCCCTGCTGGTGTCACATACCTTTACAGAACCTTTTGATAAGCCGAATGAATATGCCCGGGAAATTTGCAAACGGGCCAATGATTTGTCCAGCGGCGGCGTAATTGTGCAGAAATACGGCGACATTCTGCGCGGACGCCGTTCTACAGAGAAGCGGATCAAGGAAGGGTTCCTCGAGCCGACGCTGAAAGAGGCGGTTCCCGGTGATCTGGGCCTGGTGCTGCCATACATCACTATGAAGAGCCTGATCGAAATGGTTGAGGCGCTGGAAAAGGTGACGCCGGGCATCGCATCGGAACACACACTGTTCTACGGCGTTGAAGCGAAGTTCTATTCCGCCCGGCCGAAGCTGACTGACAGGCTGGAGACGGAAATCTCCGGGCTTTACTGCGGCGGGGACGGTGCAGGTGTAACCCGGGGACTGGCTCAGGCGGGTGCAGCCGGAGTCTGGATCGCGCGGGGAATCCTGGAGCGGGCAGCCGTTACTGCCTAA
- a CDS encoding methyl-accepting chemotaxis protein, with protein MGYGLICFGGVADVTAHIKELTERLGANMLDARQEMTGMLGSLRNTDAVMAELQEQSADMLGKFTALSGHLALVEEINSLIVGIVNETSLLALNASIEAARAGEQGRGFAVVAGRIRQLADQSRSSVERSSAVLSDINNGVRQVLESVTKEQNAVSHGVDEVAAVKLRLSDMSARIEEVGTAVADTVTAASRQSGLISIVTGELSGAVAIVNETIAGVDLTLEQVTRQRSQIGQLNEISASLLGESQALQQSVNQIAGRETVEMSQYAARLQEMQSLLQEISAKQELCVPDAVSHGNVLTACMKRVPDVQAIWSNRTDGTFIYSEPAAGLMNAKRRDWWNGAMSEGEYVSRPYVSAITKRSCITLSRAIKNGQGETVGVVGIDLAV; from the coding sequence ATGGGTTATGGATTGATATGCTTTGGCGGAGTGGCGGACGTAACCGCACATATCAAGGAACTGACCGAACGGCTGGGGGCAAATATGCTGGATGCCCGTCAGGAGATGACAGGCATGCTCGGCTCCCTCCGGAATACGGATGCGGTGATGGCGGAATTACAGGAGCAGAGCGCGGATATGCTGGGTAAGTTCACCGCACTGAGCGGTCATCTTGCCCTGGTAGAGGAGATTAATTCCCTGATTGTCGGGATTGTAAATGAGACCTCGCTGCTGGCGTTGAATGCTTCGATTGAAGCGGCACGGGCCGGGGAGCAGGGACGGGGATTTGCCGTGGTTGCCGGTCGCATCAGGCAGCTGGCCGATCAGAGCCGAAGCTCGGTGGAACGGTCTTCAGCTGTGCTGTCGGATATCAATAACGGGGTCCGGCAGGTGCTGGAGTCAGTAACTAAAGAACAGAATGCGGTCTCCCATGGGGTGGATGAAGTAGCGGCTGTGAAGCTGCGGCTGTCTGATATGTCGGCAAGAATCGAAGAGGTAGGGACCGCCGTTGCCGATACCGTTACCGCCGCCTCGCGGCAGAGCGGACTGATCAGTATAGTGACAGGGGAGCTGAGCGGTGCGGTGGCCATTGTGAATGAGACCATTGCCGGTGTAGACCTGACGCTGGAGCAGGTAACACGGCAGCGGTCGCAAATTGGACAGCTGAATGAGATCAGCGCGAGTCTGCTTGGCGAGTCGCAGGCTTTACAGCAGTCGGTGAACCAGATAGCTGGACGGGAGACTGTTGAAATGAGCCAGTACGCTGCCCGGCTGCAGGAAATGCAGAGCCTGCTGCAGGAAATTTCAGCGAAGCAGGAGCTGTGTGTACCGGATGCTGTCAGCCACGGCAATGTGCTCACGGCCTGCATGAAAAGGGTACCTGATGTCCAGGCGATCTGGTCCAACCGCACGGATGGCACCTTTATCTACTCCGAGCCTGCGGCCGGACTGATGAACGCCAAACGCCGCGACTGGTGGAACGGGGCGATGAGCGAAGGTGAATATGTCTCCCGGCCGTATGTCTCGGCGATTACCAAACGCTCCTGCATCACTTTGTCCCGGGCTATTAAGAACGGGCAGGGGGAGACAGTGGGTGTAGTGGGGATTGATCTGGCAGTATGA
- a CDS encoding nucleotidyltransferase family protein, with protein sequence MRIHNEEELLRAVAEDRWMMGILATARSLELPDCWVCAGFVRSKVWDIQHGFTTRTPLGDVDVIYYDPSDIREEVEKALEAWLREADPSVPWSVKNQARMHVVNDLEPYSSATDGMSKFPETATALGLALTGQGEVILSAPHGLSDVLGLIVRPSPLFNAHLRLHRIYEERVAKKNWQSVWNQLQVILPDQSPLHPLSPPARS encoded by the coding sequence TTGCGGATACATAATGAAGAAGAGCTGCTGCGGGCAGTAGCGGAAGACCGCTGGATGATGGGCATTCTGGCAACCGCCAGATCTTTGGAGCTGCCGGACTGCTGGGTCTGCGCCGGATTTGTGCGCTCTAAGGTGTGGGATATCCAGCATGGTTTTACCACCAGAACACCTTTGGGGGATGTGGATGTAATTTATTACGACCCTTCCGATATCAGGGAGGAAGTTGAGAAAGCCTTGGAAGCCTGGCTGCGGGAGGCAGATCCTTCGGTCCCCTGGTCGGTCAAAAACCAGGCAAGAATGCATGTCGTTAATGATCTGGAGCCCTATTCATCAGCGACAGACGGGATGTCCAAATTTCCTGAAACGGCGACCGCCCTTGGTCTTGCGCTTACCGGACAGGGCGAGGTTATCTTATCAGCGCCTCATGGGCTCAGCGATGTACTTGGCCTGATCGTGAGACCCTCCCCGCTGTTCAATGCCCACCTCCGACTCCATCGTATTTACGAAGAACGGGTGGCGAAAAAGAACTGGCAGTCAGTCTGGAATCAGCTGCAGGTCATACTGCCAGATCAATCCCCACTACACCCACTGTCTCCCCCTGCCCGTTCTTAA
- a CDS encoding diacylglycerol/lipid kinase family protein, with translation MYLLIINPASGGGAGQRTWETVEGLLKSRGIAHEALFTRSPEQAEAQVLHALARREDWRAAIVIGGDGTIHSVLGALRRRGVPLAVIPAGSGNDTARGFGIPLAPEAALDAALQDRCLEADLLSGSGGLTLTAVASGFDAQVAVNVNNSRYKRLCNAIGAGQLAYIIGILHTLLTFKPCRRPGGRCAVRSGAAGCTCGSEARCG, from the coding sequence ATGTATTTATTGATCATAAATCCCGCTTCCGGCGGCGGTGCGGGACAGCGGACCTGGGAGACGGTGGAGGGCCTGCTGAAGTCGCGCGGTATCGCTCATGAGGCTCTCTTCACCCGGAGCCCCGAACAGGCTGAGGCACAGGTGCTTCATGCCCTCGCCCGCCGCGAGGACTGGCGTGCCGCGATCGTTATCGGCGGCGACGGTACGATCCACAGCGTACTCGGTGCGCTGCGGCGCAGAGGTGTCCCGCTGGCGGTCATCCCCGCCGGCTCGGGCAACGACACGGCCCGCGGCTTCGGCATCCCGCTGGCGCCCGAAGCCGCGCTGGACGCTGCGCTGCAGGACCGCTGCCTGGAAGCGGATCTGCTCAGCGGCAGCGGCGGGCTGACCCTGACCGCTGTCGCCAGCGGCTTCGACGCGCAGGTGGCCGTGAATGTGAACAACAGCCGCTACAAGCGGCTGTGCAATGCCATCGGCGCAGGGCAGCTGGCCTACATCATTGGCATCCTGCATACGCTACTGACCTTCAAGCCCTGCCGCCGGCCAGGGGGCCGCTGCGCCGTCCGCTCCGGCGCCGCAGGCTGCACCTGCGGCAGCGAAGCCCGCTGCGGCTAA
- a CDS encoding DUF4870 domain-containing protein: MSPFKSSTGLPENIAACVCYFFPFIGGIVFLALEKRSRFVLFHALQSLITFGLLMIVHVMSGFIPLLGALIGAILSLCSFAIWLLMIYHTLGGRWYKLPWAGDLAESQLRHL, from the coding sequence TTGTCCCCATTCAAATCTTCCACAGGACTGCCCGAAAATATTGCTGCCTGCGTATGCTACTTCTTTCCTTTTATCGGCGGAATTGTGTTTCTTGCTCTGGAGAAACGCAGCCGCTTCGTGCTCTTTCATGCGCTGCAGTCGCTGATAACGTTCGGCCTGCTGATGATCGTTCATGTGATGAGCGGATTCATCCCCCTGCTCGGTGCGCTGATCGGCGCTATTCTCTCGTTATGCAGCTTCGCCATCTGGCTGCTCATGATTTATCACACCCTGGGCGGAAGATGGTATAAGCTTCCCTGGGCGGGAGATCTGGCAGAAAGCCAGCTCCGCCACCTGTGA
- a CDS encoding serine hydrolase domain-containing protein, translated as MDNRLSLLSTPYSAAPPVPQTDPEDTGTGSRQLEQAHKEITKAYPKMHSMLVVRHGKLIFERYYGNHHAGMLNDLRSATKNFLSLLTGIAIGRGDIPGTDVSVRDTLRKYLAAPPSPQLEQLTLHHLLTMTSGFRWITGNKLGEPLVRNLQRSRRWVSYILSLPIDAENIGCFQYRSSDSHLLSVMLSEFTGQDAFTYARQHLFEPLDITHTAWLPSPEGHSMGHIGLYLTSRDLAKVSICLLDGGKHGGQQIIPQNWLEAAFTAQTAGYPAYGDYGYQFWNGRMSGEAYRLAHGHGGQQIWLLPDLNAAVIFTAESAVNRWKNPRRLIERYVIPAMKL; from the coding sequence ATGGACAACCGGCTATCCCTGTTAAGCACGCCTTATAGCGCAGCACCCCCAGTACCGCAGACTGACCCGGAGGATACCGGGACCGGCAGCAGGCAGCTGGAGCAGGCTCACAAGGAAATCACCAAAGCGTATCCTAAAATGCATAGTATGCTTGTCGTACGCCACGGGAAACTGATATTTGAACGGTATTACGGAAATCATCATGCGGGAATGCTGAATGATCTGCGCTCCGCCACCAAAAATTTCCTCTCCCTGCTCACCGGCATAGCCATCGGCAGAGGTGACATACCGGGAACGGATGTCTCTGTGCGGGATACCCTGCGTAAATATCTTGCGGCTCCCCCTTCCCCGCAGCTTGAACAGCTAACACTTCACCATCTGCTGACCATGACCTCGGGCTTCCGCTGGATTACAGGCAATAAGCTTGGTGAGCCGCTTGTCCGGAATCTGCAGCGCAGCCGCCGCTGGGTGTCCTATATTCTAAGTTTACCCATAGATGCCGAAAATATCGGCTGTTTCCAATACCGCAGCAGCGATTCCCATCTCCTCTCTGTCATGCTCAGCGAATTCACCGGACAGGATGCATTCACCTATGCCAGGCAGCATCTGTTTGAGCCGCTGGACATCACCCATACCGCATGGCTGCCCAGCCCGGAGGGCCACAGCATGGGACATATCGGACTATATCTCACCTCACGTGATCTCGCCAAAGTCTCTATCTGCCTGCTGGACGGCGGCAAGCACGGAGGACAGCAGATCATCCCGCAGAATTGGCTGGAAGCGGCCTTCACGGCACAGACGGCCGGCTATCCGGCTTACGGTGATTACGGCTATCAGTTCTGGAACGGACGCATGAGCGGTGAAGCCTACCGTCTCGCCCACGGCCACGGGGGCCAGCAAATCTGGCTGCTGCCGGACCTGAATGCCGCCGTCATTTTCACCGCAGAAAGTGCAGTAAACCGGTGGAAGAATCCGCGCAGACTGATTGAGCGGTATGTCATTCCGGCAATGAAACTCTAA
- the coxB gene encoding cytochrome c oxidase subunit II, protein MMKTWQAGKRLLPMTATLGLILAGCGREDLSVLRPQGPAAESSFDLMKLAITIMIVVLLIVFSIAAYVLIRFRRKPEQREIPEQVEGNFKLEVLWTVIPLILVVVLAVPTVRAVFAAGNDHSDDKNAIKVKVTGHQYWWEFEYTDYGVKTAQDLVIPAGKDIAFELSTADVLHSFWVPSLAGKMDTNPDGTINRFSFSAPNEGVYRGKCAELCGPSHGFMEFKVKSVSDAEFEQWLASMKSPAVLPEDPEIAAKFKSACLQCHAVGDQGIAMGPDLTGIGSRESVAGILLNDDTGVDGAPILDNLKTWLHDPQGVKPGNKMPDPKKDLGLTDEEIDGIAEYLAGYTLD, encoded by the coding sequence ATGATGAAAACGTGGCAGGCTGGAAAGCGGCTTCTTCCCATGACCGCAACACTTGGACTCATTCTTGCCGGATGCGGACGGGAGGACCTGTCGGTACTCAGACCGCAGGGACCTGCAGCCGAAAGCTCGTTCGATCTGATGAAGCTGGCGATCACCATTATGATTGTCGTACTGCTGATCGTCTTTTCCATTGCGGCTTATGTGCTTATCCGTTTCCGCAGAAAACCGGAGCAGCGTGAGATTCCCGAGCAGGTAGAGGGTAATTTCAAGCTGGAAGTGCTCTGGACAGTCATCCCGCTGATCCTGGTGGTTGTACTTGCCGTTCCTACGGTCAGAGCGGTATTTGCTGCCGGGAATGATCACTCGGATGATAAAAATGCGATTAAGGTTAAAGTAACCGGCCACCAGTACTGGTGGGAGTTCGAGTATACCGATTATGGCGTGAAGACGGCGCAGGATCTGGTGATCCCCGCCGGTAAGGATATTGCTTTTGAGCTGAGTACTGCGGATGTGCTGCATTCGTTCTGGGTACCCTCCCTCGCAGGCAAAATGGATACCAACCCTGACGGCACGATTAACCGTTTCAGCTTCAGTGCGCCAAATGAAGGCGTTTACCGCGGCAAATGTGCGGAGCTGTGCGGGCCGTCCCACGGCTTCATGGAATTCAAGGTGAAATCGGTCAGCGATGCGGAGTTTGAGCAGTGGCTGGCTTCGATGAAGTCCCCGGCTGTCCTGCCGGAAGATCCGGAGATTGCCGCGAAATTCAAATCCGCCTGCCTGCAATGCCATGCCGTTGGGGATCAGGGTATTGCGATGGGTCCCGACCTGACCGGGATCGGCTCACGTGAGTCGGTAGCGGGCATTCTGCTGAATGACGATACGGGTGTAGACGGCGCTCCAATTCTGGATAATCTCAAAACCTGGCTGCATGATCCGCAGGGCGTTAAGCCCGGCAACAAAATGCCGGATCCGAAGAAGGATCTCGGATTAACCGATGAAGAGATTGACGGAATCGCAGAGTATCTGGCCGGTTACACGCTGGACTAA
- the ctaD gene encoding cytochrome c oxidase subunit I, whose amino-acid sequence MDWLTTVDHKKIAILYLWAGGLFFGIGGLEAILIRIQLIKPMNTFLDAQTFNELITMHGTTMIFLGVMPVIFALMNAVIPLQIGARDVAFPFLNALGFWTFLFGGILLNLSWIMGGAPDAGWTSYTPLSTTTYSATHGVDFYTIGLQIAGLGTLIGGINFLATIITMRAPGMSYMRMPMFAWTTFITSAIILFAFPAITVGLVLLTFDRILGANFFEVGGGGNPVLWQHIFWIFGHPEVYILILPAFGIISEVIPTFARKRLFGYSSMVFATILIAFLGFMVWAHHMFTTGLGPVANALFSVSTMLIAVPTGIKIFNWLFTMWGGQVRFTTPNLFAVGFIPTFTMGGVTGVMLASAPADFQFHDTYFVVAHFHYVIVGGLVLGLFAGLHYWWPKMFGRMLGEGLGKWTFWTFIIGFHMTFFVQHFLGLMGMQRRVFTYLPNQQFDLLNLISTIGAGLMGVGMLFFLANIFLTSRKPADAANDPWEDGRTLEWTIPSPPPEYNFKQTPLVRGIDAFWKEKTAGHKGMTPSEPVGSIHMPSATILPFLMSVGIFIAGLGFMFSRDTFSSEALSFLFNNYIVTGLGLLITFGSMLMRSLYDDHGWHIEPEELEGR is encoded by the coding sequence ATGGATTGGCTCACCACCGTCGATCATAAAAAAATCGCGATTCTGTACCTGTGGGCCGGAGGTTTGTTTTTCGGCATCGGCGGGCTTGAGGCCATTCTGATCCGCATCCAGCTGATTAAGCCGATGAATACCTTTCTGGATGCCCAGACGTTCAATGAATTAATCACGATGCACGGTACAACGATGATTTTTCTCGGGGTCATGCCCGTTATCTTCGCACTGATGAATGCGGTTATTCCGCTGCAGATCGGCGCGCGCGACGTTGCCTTCCCTTTTCTGAATGCGCTCGGCTTCTGGACCTTTCTGTTCGGCGGCATTCTGCTCAATCTCAGCTGGATCATGGGCGGTGCGCCCGATGCCGGCTGGACATCATATACCCCGCTGTCTACTACAACCTACAGTGCCACTCACGGGGTGGATTTCTATACGATAGGCCTGCAGATTGCCGGACTCGGCACACTGATCGGCGGTATTAACTTTCTGGCGACCATCATCACGATGCGTGCGCCGGGGATGTCCTATATGCGGATGCCGATGTTTGCCTGGACCACCTTTATTACTTCCGCTATTATCCTATTTGCTTTTCCTGCCATTACCGTAGGACTTGTACTGCTTACCTTTGACCGCATTCTGGGAGCGAATTTCTTCGAGGTTGGCGGGGGCGGCAACCCGGTGCTCTGGCAGCATATTTTCTGGATCTTCGGCCATCCCGAAGTGTATATTCTCATTCTGCCGGCTTTCGGCATTATTTCTGAAGTCATCCCGACCTTTGCGCGCAAAAGATTGTTCGGCTACAGCTCGATGGTCTTCGCAACGATTCTGATTGCCTTCCTGGGCTTCATGGTCTGGGCGCATCATATGTTTACCACCGGCCTCGGCCCGGTAGCGAATGCGCTGTTCTCCGTGTCTACGATGCTGATTGCCGTTCCGACCGGGATCAAAATCTTCAACTGGCTGTTTACGATGTGGGGCGGACAGGTGCGTTTCACCACCCCGAATCTGTTTGCAGTCGGCTTCATCCCTACCTTCACGATGGGCGGGGTAACAGGGGTCATGCTGGCTTCTGCTCCTGCTGATTTCCAGTTTCATGACACTTACTTCGTCGTCGCTCATTTTCACTATGTCATTGTCGGCGGTCTGGTGCTTGGCCTGTTTGCCGGGCTGCATTACTGGTGGCCGAAAATGTTCGGACGGATGCTGGGCGAGGGCCTGGGCAAATGGACCTTCTGGACCTTTATTATCGGGTTCCATATGACCTTCTTCGTGCAGCACTTCCTTGGTCTGATGGGTATGCAGCGCCGCGTATTCACGTATCTGCCAAACCAGCAATTTGATCTGTTGAATCTGATTAGTACGATTGGCGCGGGACTCATGGGTGTGGGAATGCTGTTTTTCCTGGCGAATATTTTCCTCACTTCCAGAAAGCCTGCCGATGCGGCGAATGACCCTTGGGAAGACGGACGGACGCTCGAATGGACGATTCCTTCGCCGCCGCCGGAGTATAACTTCAAGCAGACACCGCTGGTGCGCGGCATCGATGCCTTCTGGAAGGAAAAAACCGCCGGACACAAAGGCATGACGCCATCTGAGCCTGTCGGATCGATTCATATGCCGTCGGCGACGATCCTGCCGTTCCTGATGTCTGTAGGGATTTTCATTGCCGGACTTGGATTTATGTTCAGCCGCGATACGTTCAGCAGTGAGGCTTTAAGCTTTCTTTTCAACAACTATATTGTTACCGGACTTGGACTGCTCATAACCTTCGGATCAATGCTGATGCGTTCGCTGTATGACGACCACGGCTGGCATATCGAGCCCGAAGAGCTGGAAGGAAGGTGA